A stretch of the Streptomyces ortus genome encodes the following:
- a CDS encoding helix-turn-helix domain-containing protein, giving the protein MPTASDPSLNRRKLRLALKVARDKTSLTQREAAERLDWSLSKIIRIEAGTVSLSVTDLQAMLRLYEVTDDALVEQLEQAARGSKGQSWWSEYNDIISPPFAQYLGYENSADGMRTYHPTMIPGLLQTTDYMTAFFDASPPTTPRQRVIDLRTARQDHVFSENGLSMEVIIDESALRRLVGGASTMRQQLAHIKELATGNSVSIRALPFSAGAHDSLENSFILLSFHDDEDVLYVAGPGGVLTNRDNRVMVARFQECFEDLTDKALDQDQTVALLDELLDQLSRS; this is encoded by the coding sequence GTGCCTACCGCCTCTGACCCCAGCCTCAACCGCCGCAAGCTACGCCTGGCGCTGAAGGTCGCGCGCGACAAGACGAGCCTGACGCAGCGGGAAGCTGCGGAGCGGCTGGACTGGTCTCTGTCGAAGATCATTCGCATTGAGGCGGGCACGGTCAGCCTGTCGGTCACCGACCTGCAGGCGATGCTTCGCCTGTACGAGGTGACTGACGACGCGCTTGTCGAACAGCTGGAACAAGCAGCCCGCGGCAGCAAGGGTCAGTCCTGGTGGTCCGAGTACAACGACATCATCAGCCCGCCCTTCGCCCAGTACCTGGGCTACGAGAACTCAGCCGACGGCATGCGCACATACCACCCGACAATGATTCCTGGCCTGTTGCAGACCACGGACTACATGACCGCCTTCTTCGACGCCTCGCCTCCCACCACGCCCCGCCAGCGGGTCATCGATCTCCGGACCGCTCGGCAGGATCACGTCTTCAGCGAGAACGGCCTGTCCATGGAGGTGATCATCGATGAATCGGCGCTGCGTCGACTCGTCGGCGGGGCGAGCACCATGCGCCAGCAACTGGCCCACATCAAGGAGTTGGCCACCGGCAACAGTGTCTCCATCCGAGCACTGCCCTTCAGCGCCGGAGCCCACGACAGCCTGGAGAACAGCTTCATCCTCCTCAGTTTTCACGACGACGAGGACGTTCTGTACGTGGCCGGGCCCGGTGGCGTTCTCACCAACCGGGACAACCGTGTCATGGTCGCCCGTTTCCAGGAGTGCTTCGAAGACCTGACCGACAAAGCACTCGACCAGGACCAGACCGTCGCACTGCTTGATGAACTCCTGGACCAACTGAGCCGTTCCTGA
- the cbiQ gene encoding cobalt ECF transporter T component CbiQ: MGAGHAHKLYRHGHSPVHALPPHTKLAAVFAFVLVVVSTPREAMWAFGLYALLLATVAYAARVPAGFVLKRLLIEVPFVAFAVLMPFVAQGERVDVLGLSLSVNGLWGAWNVLAKGTLGVAASVLLASTTELRELLLGLQRLRLPPLLVQIASFMIRYGDVITDEMRRMRIARESRGFEARGVRSWGVLAKSAGALFIRSYERGERVHLAMVSRGYAGSMPVIDEVTASRAQWSYAFALPCAALVVCLLGWTL; this comes from the coding sequence ATGGGTGCCGGTCACGCGCACAAGCTCTACCGGCACGGGCACTCCCCCGTGCACGCTCTGCCGCCGCACACCAAGCTGGCCGCCGTCTTCGCCTTCGTGCTGGTCGTCGTCTCGACCCCGCGGGAGGCGATGTGGGCCTTCGGGCTGTACGCGCTGCTGCTGGCGACCGTGGCGTACGCGGCCCGCGTCCCGGCCGGCTTCGTACTGAAGCGGCTGCTGATCGAGGTGCCGTTCGTGGCCTTCGCCGTGCTGATGCCGTTCGTGGCGCAGGGCGAGCGGGTCGACGTGCTCGGGCTGTCCCTGAGCGTGAACGGCCTGTGGGGCGCCTGGAACGTGCTGGCCAAGGGCACCCTCGGGGTCGCCGCGTCCGTCCTGCTCGCCTCCACGACCGAGCTGCGCGAGCTGCTGCTGGGCCTCCAGCGGCTCCGGCTGCCACCCCTCCTCGTACAGATCGCGTCCTTCATGATCCGTTACGGGGACGTCATCACGGACGAGATGCGGCGGATGCGGATCGCGCGGGAGTCGCGCGGCTTCGAGGCCCGCGGCGTCCGCTCCTGGGGCGTGCTCGCCAAGTCCGCCGGCGCCCTGTTCATCCGCTCCTACGAACGCGGGGAGCGGGTGCACCTGGCCATGGTCAGCCGGGGGTACGCCGGTTCGATGCCGGTCATCGACGAGGTGACCGCGTCGCGCGCGCAGTGGTCGTACGCCTTCGCCCTGCCGTGCGCCGCGCTCGTCGTATGTCTGCTGGGATGGACCCTGTGA
- a CDS encoding energy-coupling factor ABC transporter permease, producing the protein MHVPDGFINAPVSVAAGAVAATAVAVSLRGARRELDERTAPLAGLVAAFIFAVQMLNFPVAAGTSGHLLGGALAAILVGPFTGVLCVSVVLLMQGILFADGGLTALGVNITNMAVVTTVVAYAVFRGLVKLLPRKRRSITVSAFVAAVISVPAAAAAFTLIYAIGGTTDVPIGQVLTAMVGVHVLIGLGEAAITALTVGAVIAVRPDLVYGARGLTAPLKLRINGELVDTPAAEPAPVAARSHRKVWLAGLATSLVLAGFVSFYASANPDGLEKVAADKGIDAKAEDHAAADSPLADYGVEGLTDSRISGGLAGVIGVGVTVVAGTGVFWAVRRRRTPEPQAGSRSGPQNGPSHVGESV; encoded by the coding sequence ATGCACGTGCCCGACGGATTCATCAACGCGCCCGTCTCCGTCGCCGCCGGAGCCGTGGCCGCCACGGCGGTCGCGGTGAGCCTGCGCGGCGCCCGCCGTGAGCTGGACGAGCGGACGGCCCCGCTCGCGGGACTGGTCGCCGCGTTCATCTTCGCCGTGCAGATGCTGAACTTCCCGGTCGCGGCCGGCACCAGCGGACATCTGCTCGGAGGCGCGCTCGCCGCGATACTCGTGGGCCCCTTCACCGGGGTCCTCTGCGTCTCGGTCGTGCTCCTCATGCAGGGCATCCTCTTCGCCGACGGCGGCCTCACGGCACTGGGCGTGAACATCACGAACATGGCGGTCGTCACCACGGTCGTGGCCTACGCCGTCTTCCGCGGCCTCGTAAAACTCCTGCCCAGGAAGCGTCGGTCCATTACCGTCTCAGCGTTCGTCGCCGCTGTGATCTCCGTCCCTGCCGCCGCCGCGGCCTTCACGCTGATCTACGCGATCGGCGGCACCACGGACGTCCCGATCGGGCAGGTCCTCACCGCCATGGTCGGCGTCCACGTCCTCATCGGCCTCGGTGAGGCCGCGATCACCGCCCTCACGGTCGGCGCCGTCATCGCCGTACGCCCTGACCTCGTGTACGGGGCCCGCGGCCTGACCGCGCCCCTGAAACTGCGGATCAACGGCGAGCTGGTCGACACCCCCGCCGCCGAGCCCGCCCCCGTCGCCGCCCGGTCCCACCGCAAGGTGTGGCTGGCCGGTCTCGCCACCTCCCTCGTCCTCGCCGGTTTCGTCAGCTTCTACGCCTCGGCGAACCCCGACGGCCTGGAGAAGGTCGCCGCCGACAAGGGCATCGACGCCAAGGCCGAGGACCACGCCGCCGCCGACTCGCCGCTCGCCGACTACGGCGTCGAGGGCCTGACCGACAGCCGGATCTCCGGCGGCCTCGCGGGTGTGATCGGGGTGGGCGTCACGGTCGTCGCGGGTACGGGCGTCTTCTGGGCCGTCCGCAGGCGCCGTACGCCCGAGCCCCAGGCCGGGTCCCGGAGCGGGCCTCAGAACGGGCCCTCGCACGTCGGCGAGTCCGTCTGA
- a CDS encoding energy-coupling factor ABC transporter ATP-binding protein, with protein sequence MSAGMDPVTPVTDSAPTPPSLEVAGLAFAYPDGHQALFGVDFSVGRGERVALLGPNGAGKTTLVLHLNGILTGGAGTVTVAGLRVGKKHMAEIRRKVGIVFQDPDDQLFMPSVREDVAFGPASAGLKGPELEARVRTALERVGMESFADRPPHHLSFGQRRRVAVATVLAMEPEILVLDEPSSNLDPASRRELADILRSLDVTVLMVTHDLPYALELCPRALILSDGVIAADGRTGELLSDEELMREHRLELPFGFDPRSVTMGA encoded by the coding sequence ATGTCTGCTGGGATGGACCCTGTGACCCCTGTGACCGATTCCGCGCCCACTCCCCCCTCCCTGGAGGTGGCCGGGCTGGCCTTCGCCTACCCCGACGGGCACCAGGCCCTCTTCGGCGTGGACTTCAGCGTCGGCCGGGGTGAGCGCGTGGCCCTGCTCGGTCCGAACGGCGCCGGCAAGACGACCCTCGTGCTCCACCTCAACGGCATCCTGACCGGCGGCGCGGGGACGGTGACGGTCGCCGGGCTGCGCGTCGGCAAGAAGCACATGGCGGAGATCCGGCGGAAGGTCGGCATCGTCTTCCAGGACCCGGACGACCAGCTCTTCATGCCGAGCGTGCGCGAGGACGTGGCGTTCGGGCCCGCGTCCGCCGGACTGAAGGGCCCGGAGCTGGAGGCTCGGGTGCGCACGGCCCTGGAACGGGTCGGCATGGAGAGCTTCGCCGACCGGCCGCCGCACCACCTCTCCTTCGGCCAGCGGCGCCGGGTGGCCGTCGCGACCGTGCTGGCGATGGAGCCGGAGATCCTCGTCCTGGACGAGCCGTCGTCCAACCTCGACCCCGCCTCGCGGCGCGAACTCGCCGACATCCTGCGCTCGTTGGACGTGACCGTGCTGATGGTCACGCACGACCTGCCGTACGCCCTCGAACTGTGCCCCCGAGCCCTGATCCTCAGCGACGGCGTGATCGCGGCGGACGGCCGCACCGGCGAACTGCTCTCCGACGAGGAGCTGATGCGGGAGCACCGCCTGGAGCTGCCGTTCGGCTTCGATCCGCGCTCGGTGACAATGGGGGCGTGA
- a CDS encoding serine hydrolase domain-containing protein gives MNVNGTVAEGFEPVRAAFVRNFETLGDRGAAVAVYRDGRKVVDLWAGTKDIDGDDPWQRGTAQIVRSATKGVAAAALLLLHQRGQVDLDAPVGEYWPEFKAAGKERVLVRHVLSHRAGLPVLDVPLTAEESLDPLKGAEAVARQAPVWEPGADHGYHALTYGWLTGELLRRVTGVGIGDWIAREIAGPVGADVWVGLPDEEAVRVGRVGRVETPAGDGGLRARPKQSVVEAYEDPDSLTRRAFAAIAPFPDQNDPAYRAAELPATNGIATADGLARFYASLIGEVDGGTRLFTAPTLAAARARESAGPDRVLVINTSFGLGYMLHGSASPFLAAGSFGHPGRGGSLGFAAPESGIAFGYVTNGFRKSVTADPRAQGLVRALRGALSL, from the coding sequence GTGAACGTGAACGGCACAGTGGCCGAGGGCTTCGAGCCGGTCAGGGCGGCGTTCGTACGCAACTTCGAGACACTCGGCGACCGGGGCGCGGCGGTGGCCGTGTACCGCGACGGCCGCAAGGTCGTCGACCTGTGGGCGGGCACCAAGGACATCGACGGCGATGACCCGTGGCAGCGCGGCACCGCCCAGATCGTCCGCTCGGCGACCAAGGGCGTCGCTGCGGCGGCACTGCTCCTCCTCCACCAGCGCGGGCAGGTGGACCTGGACGCGCCGGTGGGCGAGTACTGGCCCGAGTTCAAGGCGGCGGGCAAGGAGCGGGTGCTGGTCCGGCATGTGCTCTCGCACCGGGCCGGACTGCCGGTCCTGGACGTGCCGCTGACTGCCGAGGAGTCGCTCGACCCGCTGAAGGGCGCCGAGGCGGTCGCCCGCCAGGCCCCGGTCTGGGAGCCGGGCGCGGACCACGGCTACCACGCGCTGACGTACGGCTGGCTGACCGGTGAGCTGCTGCGGCGCGTCACCGGGGTCGGCATCGGTGACTGGATCGCGCGGGAGATCGCGGGGCCGGTGGGCGCGGACGTGTGGGTCGGGCTGCCGGACGAGGAGGCGGTCCGGGTCGGCAGGGTGGGCCGCGTCGAGACCCCGGCGGGCGACGGGGGCCTGCGGGCCCGCCCGAAGCAGTCGGTGGTGGAGGCCTACGAGGACCCCGACTCCCTCACCCGGCGGGCCTTCGCGGCGATCGCCCCGTTCCCGGACCAGAACGACCCCGCGTACCGGGCGGCGGAGCTCCCCGCGACGAACGGCATCGCGACGGCGGACGGGCTGGCGCGCTTCTACGCGTCCCTGATCGGCGAAGTGGACGGCGGCACGCGCCTGTTCACGGCACCGACCCTGGCGGCGGCTCGCGCGCGGGAGTCGGCGGGCCCGGACCGCGTCCTGGTGATCAACACGAGCTTCGGCCTCGGGTACATGCTCCACGGCTCGGCGTCCCCGTTCCTGGCCGCGGGCTCCTTCGGCCACCCGGGCCGCGGCGGCTCCCTGGGCTTCGCGGCCCCGGAGTCGGGAATCGCCTTCGGCTACGTCACGAACGGCTTCCGCAAATCGGTCACGGCGGATCCGCGGGCGCAGGGGTTGGTACGGGCGCTGCGGGGCGCGTTGTCGCTCTAG
- a CDS encoding SsgA family sporulation/cell division regulator, with the protein MSAVEQYARVHIVTDEAQDPPAVPVALRYDPETDPRRVHIMLPGHHEWVFTRDLLEQGLRAPAAAGDVRIWPCGRVQAVMEFHSAKGVAVVQFEAKTLIRFLRRTYTAAPVSN; encoded by the coding sequence ATGTCCGCCGTTGAGCAGTACGCGCGCGTCCACATCGTGACGGACGAGGCGCAGGATCCGCCCGCCGTACCGGTGGCCCTTCGCTACGACCCCGAGACCGACCCCCGACGGGTGCACATCATGCTGCCCGGCCACCACGAGTGGGTCTTCACCCGCGACCTGCTCGAACAGGGACTACGGGCGCCGGCCGCCGCCGGTGACGTACGCATCTGGCCCTGCGGGCGGGTCCAGGCCGTCATGGAGTTCCACTCGGCGAAGGGAGTGGCGGTCGTGCAGTTCGAGGCGAAGACGCTGATCCGCTTCCTGCGGCGGACGTACACGGCCGCGCCTGTGTCCAACTGA